A region from the Sulfurospirillum oryzae genome encodes:
- a CDS encoding LPS-assembly protein LptD, with translation MRIRIFFLLVLSLGSLWAATAQKAPEDVEVLANTVSKDGTLVHAVGNVVLYSPKYLITADEAYYDQANGDLELFGNITMLEGVSYASRSGHTKINLNTDKGVSDPLFFFDESSNVWIKCENAILNPDTYITQKSIVSSCNTQDPDWKIAFTSGEFDKENKWLHLYNPVFYASDVPVFYLPYFSFTTDTSRRTGLLKPELGFGGKEGFHYLQPIYFAPDVDWDLELRPQIRTDRGEGLHGTYRFVDSPYSHGSITTGYFSEHKSYAESENLKNDSHYGLKMTYDRSALLSTKYNNLEDGLWFDINYLNDIDYYNTMRNDTFSYDKLATSRLNYYVKHDQDYVGLYAKYYIDTSKTSNDTTLQELPTLHYHHFTNSLLLDNLLYSVDYQAKNYERKEGITAFQNELNAPFTLYFSLLEDYLHVSVSENIYASHIAYGNDDTQESEGKYWRNYHKIALYTELSKPYDNFYHTMYLGIDQILPSKEDENGYIADFIALNTLTKSTSLTLKEFFYNEDGDKKISHKVKQIYYSDYDYKYGDLENDLKYHMTDKIYLGHNLHYSHEFSKVSRNQVSINYADDIYSPSLRYTYQDKTYRENTIYKVSQDISSNKDYSFVTLYADSKYFTHYNIFTSVDYDVQDDQFRSWNIGFKKSLKCWDYSIQYRDKITPKLTSTSIDSVNRSGIMFMFNLYPVGSVGYDFSKETEQKL, from the coding sequence ATGCGAATTAGAATTTTTTTCCTACTGGTGCTTTCTTTGGGAAGCTTATGGGCAGCTACAGCACAAAAAGCACCTGAGGATGTTGAGGTCTTAGCCAATACCGTCAGCAAAGATGGAACGCTAGTGCATGCTGTTGGCAACGTGGTTCTTTACAGCCCTAAGTATCTTATTACGGCCGATGAGGCTTACTATGATCAAGCCAATGGTGATTTAGAGCTTTTTGGTAATATTACGATGCTTGAAGGGGTAAGCTATGCAAGCAGGAGTGGACATACAAAGATCAATCTAAATACCGATAAAGGCGTTTCAGACCCACTCTTCTTTTTTGATGAGAGCTCTAATGTGTGGATTAAATGCGAAAATGCCATTTTAAATCCTGATACCTATATCACTCAAAAATCAATCGTCTCTAGCTGTAATACACAAGATCCTGACTGGAAAATTGCATTTACATCAGGTGAATTTGATAAAGAAAATAAATGGTTACATCTTTATAACCCTGTTTTTTATGCTAGCGATGTTCCTGTTTTTTACCTTCCTTATTTTTCATTTACAACGGATACATCACGTAGAACGGGACTTCTAAAGCCAGAATTAGGATTTGGTGGGAAAGAGGGTTTTCATTATTTACAACCAATCTATTTTGCTCCTGATGTGGATTGGGATTTAGAATTGCGTCCTCAAATTCGTACCGATCGAGGCGAAGGCTTGCATGGGACGTACCGTTTTGTAGATTCTCCTTATTCACATGGTTCAATTACAACAGGTTATTTTAGCGAGCATAAAAGCTATGCTGAATCAGAAAATTTGAAAAATGATAGTCACTATGGTCTCAAAATGACTTATGATCGAAGTGCATTACTCAGTACAAAATATAATAATTTAGAAGATGGATTATGGTTTGATATTAATTACCTCAATGATATAGATTACTATAATACAATGAGGAATGATACTTTTAGTTATGACAAGTTAGCGACTTCACGTTTAAATTATTATGTTAAGCACGATCAAGATTATGTTGGATTGTATGCAAAGTATTATATTGATACTTCTAAAACTTCAAATGATACAACTTTGCAAGAGTTGCCAACGCTGCATTATCATCATTTTACTAACTCTCTTTTATTGGATAATTTACTTTATTCTGTTGATTACCAAGCAAAAAATTATGAACGCAAAGAGGGTATTACTGCATTCCAAAATGAATTAAATGCCCCTTTTACATTATATTTTTCGCTTTTGGAAGATTATTTACATGTAAGTGTTTCAGAAAATATTTATGCATCACATATTGCTTATGGTAATGATGATACGCAAGAAAGTGAAGGAAAATATTGGAGAAATTACCATAAAATTGCACTTTATACAGAACTTTCAAAACCGTATGATAATTTTTACCATACAATGTATCTAGGCATTGATCAGATTCTTCCAAGCAAAGAGGATGAAAATGGTTATATAGCAGATTTTATTGCACTTAACACGCTTACAAAAAGTACATCTTTAACACTAAAAGAGTTTTTTTATAACGAAGATGGTGATAAAAAAATTAGTCATAAAGTGAAGCAGATTTATTACAGTGACTATGATTATAAATATGGTGATTTAGAAAATGATCTCAAATACCATATGACAGATAAAATTTATTTAGGTCATAACCTTCATTATTCACATGAATTTAGTAAGGTATCACGTAATCAAGTTTCTATTAATTATGCAGATGATATTTATTCACCTTCATTACGATATACCTACCAAGATAAAACGTATAGAGAAAACACAATTTATAAAGTAAGTCAAGATATTTCATCTAACAAGGATTATAGCTTTGTGACTTTGTATGCCGATAGTAAATATTTTACACATTATAATATTTTTACAAGCGTTGATTATGATGTCCAAGACGATCAGTTTAGATCATGGAATATAGGGTTTAAAAAGAGTTTGAAATGTTGGGATTATTCTATCCAATACAGAGATAAAATAACACCAAAATTAACCAGCACAAGTATAGATTCAGTCAATAGATCTGGAATTATGTTCATGTTTAATCTTTATCCAGTGGGTAGTGTTGGATATGATTTTTCTAAAGAGACAGAACAAAAGTTATAA
- a CDS encoding RDD family protein, translated as MTNEELIEKFESENITLAPLQKRGLAYLIDELLISVLFALIYLDQIPENVSTEELIGTINSLFMYVVLLKVMYQTFFVWMYGATLGRIAVKIRVISTADLENPSLLLALSRSAFRIISESLFYLGFIWAFLNPKRETWHDRVANTLVVNAN; from the coding sequence ATGACAAACGAAGAGTTGATTGAAAAGTTTGAGAGTGAAAATATTACATTAGCACCCTTACAAAAACGAGGGCTTGCCTATTTGATCGATGAGCTTTTGATTTCTGTATTGTTTGCACTTATTTATCTTGATCAAATTCCTGAAAATGTAAGTACTGAAGAGTTAATAGGAACCATTAATAGTCTTTTTATGTATGTGGTTTTGCTAAAAGTGATGTATCAAACATTCTTTGTCTGGATGTATGGTGCAACATTGGGAAGAATTGCAGTGAAGATCAGGGTGATTTCAACCGCTGATTTGGAAAATCCATCTCTTCTTTTAGCATTAAGCCGTTCAGCTTTTAGAATCATAAGTGAGTCTTTATTTTACCTAGGTTTTATATGGGCATTTTTAAATCCAAAAAGAGAGACATGGCATGATAGAGTTGCCAATACATTGGTTGTCAATGCGAATTAG
- the purD gene encoding phosphoribosylamine--glycine ligase: MKVMVVGSGGREYSIGLALKRDPNVSELFFAPGNGATPQLGQNVTCKDYEALADFAKENGIDLTVVGPETALVAGIVDIFKAKGLVIFGASKAAARLEGSKIFMKNFLLRYNIPTAKFIETSDAQKANDFIETLELPIVVKADGLCAGKGVIIAQSKDEAKEAVADMLSGKSFGEAGLGVVVEEFLDGYELSLFVVCDGVDYKILPAAQDHKRLKDEDIGPNTGGMGAYAPTPLIDEELYKKVEERVVKPTLAGMQKENAPFEGVLFIGLMIVKNEPIVLEYNVRFGDPECEILMPLLKTPASELFYKAATGNLKNLNIEFFNKYAIAVVMASENYPYGDSKPAEIIIDKNVHEGLENTHISYAGVSLVDDKLYATGGRVLLCVGVGDSIKEARDFAYLLCGQVHFAGKQFRNDIAYQALQA, from the coding sequence ATGAAAGTAATGGTTGTTGGAAGTGGTGGTAGAGAGTATTCTATAGGTTTGGCACTTAAACGTGATCCTAATGTATCCGAACTTTTTTTCGCACCCGGAAATGGTGCAACCCCACAACTTGGACAAAATGTTACCTGTAAGGATTATGAAGCATTAGCTGATTTTGCCAAAGAAAATGGTATTGATTTAACGGTTGTAGGTCCTGAAACAGCACTTGTTGCAGGTATTGTTGATATTTTCAAAGCAAAAGGTCTGGTCATTTTTGGCGCTTCCAAAGCAGCAGCTCGTTTAGAGGGCTCAAAAATTTTTATGAAAAATTTCCTCTTACGTTACAACATCCCTACTGCAAAATTTATCGAAACCAGCGATGCACAAAAAGCGAATGATTTTATCGAAACATTAGAACTTCCTATTGTTGTCAAAGCGGATGGGTTATGTGCAGGCAAAGGTGTTATCATCGCGCAAAGCAAAGATGAAGCTAAAGAGGCAGTTGCTGATATGCTCAGTGGTAAAAGTTTCGGTGAAGCGGGACTTGGTGTTGTTGTTGAAGAGTTCTTGGATGGGTATGAGCTTTCTTTATTTGTTGTATGTGATGGAGTGGATTATAAAATTCTTCCAGCGGCACAAGACCACAAACGTTTAAAAGATGAGGATATTGGACCAAATACAGGCGGTATGGGTGCTTATGCTCCAACACCACTGATTGATGAAGAATTGTATAAAAAAGTAGAAGAGAGAGTTGTTAAGCCTACTTTGGCAGGTATGCAAAAAGAGAATGCTCCGTTTGAGGGCGTTTTGTTTATTGGTTTGATGATTGTCAAAAATGAGCCAATCGTTTTAGAGTATAACGTTCGTTTTGGTGATCCAGAGTGCGAAATTTTAATGCCACTTTTAAAAACACCGGCAAGTGAGCTTTTTTATAAAGCTGCTACGGGTAATCTTAAAAACTTGAATATTGAATTTTTTAATAAATATGCCATTGCAGTGGTTATGGCAAGTGAAAATTATCCGTATGGTGATTCAAAACCTGCAGAAATTATTATTGATAAAAATGTACATGAAGGTTTAGAAAACACCCATATATCCTATGCAGGTGTAAGTCTTGTGGATGACAAATTGTATGCTACAGGCGGGCGCGTACTTTTGTGCGTAGGTGTAGGCGACAGTATTAAAGAAGCAAGAGATTTTGCCTATTTACTGTGTGGGCAAGTTCACTTTGCAGGAAAACAGTTTAGGAATGATATTGCATATCAGGCACTTCAAGCATGA